In the genome of Gloeotrichia echinulata CP02, one region contains:
- a CDS encoding class I SAM-dependent methyltransferase family protein: protein MPKDWYEWHDLYKTEPKLQQRLEIVREYIAYSLNASKNGAISIVSVCAGDGRDLLGTLKNHPRAKDVSARLVEINSDLVKSGRATIESLGLTKQIEFINGDATIATNYLGAIPADIVIVCGVFGNLADEAELNRLLDNLSFLSKPGAFVIWTRGHSNDIPHSDNVRKILRASRFEEVSFKLTATGDMGVGLHRYLGENLPQPKEQQLFVFSGVPRKAR, encoded by the coding sequence ATGCCAAAAGATTGGTACGAATGGCACGACCTCTACAAGACTGAGCCAAAATTGCAGCAGCGTCTAGAAATCGTGCGGGAATATATTGCTTATAGCTTGAATGCGTCCAAAAATGGAGCTATTTCGATAGTGAGTGTTTGCGCGGGTGATGGACGAGATTTACTAGGAACTTTAAAAAATCACCCACGTGCGAAGGATGTTTCTGCACGACTGGTGGAAATAAATTCAGATTTAGTGAAAAGTGGACGAGCAACTATAGAATCGTTGGGTTTAACCAAGCAAATTGAGTTTATCAATGGTGATGCAACGATCGCCACTAACTATCTAGGCGCAATACCAGCAGATATTGTGATTGTGTGTGGTGTCTTTGGCAATCTAGCTGACGAAGCGGAACTCAATCGCTTACTGGATAACTTGAGTTTTCTAAGTAAACCGGGTGCTTTTGTTATCTGGACTCGTGGACACTCCAACGATATTCCCCACTCTGACAATGTGCGGAAAATTTTGCGTGCATCTAGATTTGAGGAAGTCAGCTTCAAACTCACAGCTACAGGAGATATGGGTGTAGGTCTTCATCGATACCTTGGTGAAAACTTACCTCAACCCAAAGAGCAACAGTTATTTGTGTTTTCCGGTGTTCCGAGAAAAGCGAGGTAA
- a CDS encoding transposase has translation MILVERHIIKQSHPHWQQIDQLSFLSKNLYNAANYICRQHFFATGKKYSLTDLYHLTKNCVDYRALPTKVSKQIIKRLVSTWTGYFEAHKEWKKNPSKFLGEPRIPGYKDKTKGRNVVIYYHESVYKAELKLGICHLSMSDIQIPTKVDNVVEVRLIPRPTCYVVEIVYYKQEEEQFTSEYVAGIDLGLTNLVALTSNKGGFTPLLINGRPLKSVNQFYNKTKAKLQAQLGDKRKSSKRIQSLTTSRNNYIDNYLHNTSRTIVNLLKASDIGTLVIGKNNNWKQNINIGKNNNQSFTQIPHARLIDQITYKCQLAGIKVVVTEESYTSKTSALDLEQPVKHSTYLGKRVKRGLFQSSNGTKINADVNGSLQICRKVFPNAYTAEEIVSAAVAPLKVLPL, from the coding sequence ATGATTTTAGTTGAAAGACATATCATTAAACAATCTCACCCACATTGGCAACAGATTGATCAACTATCCTTCCTCTCAAAAAACTTATACAATGCAGCTAATTACATTTGTCGTCAACATTTCTTTGCTACTGGTAAAAAGTATAGTCTTACTGATCTTTATCATCTGACTAAAAACTGTGTAGATTATCGTGCTTTACCGACAAAAGTTAGTAAACAAATTATTAAACGACTGGTTTCTACTTGGACTGGTTACTTTGAAGCACACAAAGAATGGAAGAAGAATCCTTCTAAGTTTTTAGGTGAACCGAGAATACCAGGTTACAAGGATAAGACTAAAGGACGCAACGTAGTTATCTATTATCATGAGTCAGTATACAAAGCTGAACTAAAACTTGGTATCTGTCACTTGTCAATGAGTGATATTCAGATTCCAACTAAGGTAGATAATGTAGTTGAGGTGCGATTAATACCTCGTCCGACTTGTTATGTAGTTGAGATTGTATATTATAAGCAGGAAGAGGAACAATTTACCAGTGAGTATGTAGCGGGTATTGACCTTGGTTTAACTAACTTAGTAGCGTTAACTTCAAACAAAGGCGGATTTACACCTTTGTTGATTAATGGACGACCTTTAAAGTCAGTCAACCAGTTCTATAACAAAACTAAAGCTAAGTTACAAGCTCAGTTAGGTGACAAACGCAAATCAAGTAAGCGGATTCAATCTCTAACTACCTCTAGAAACAATTACATTGACAATTATCTGCACAATACAAGTAGAACCATAGTTAACCTACTTAAAGCTAGTGATATTGGTACTTTAGTTATAGGTAAAAACAATAACTGGAAGCAAAATATCAATATAGGTAAAAATAACAATCAATCTTTTACACAGATTCCCCATGCAAGATTAATTGACCAGATAACATACAAATGTCAATTAGCAGGAATCAAAGTTGTAGTGACTGAAGAATCTTATACCAGTAAGACAAGTGCATTAGACCTAGAGCAGCCAGTTAAACACTCTACGTATTTAGGTAAGAGAGTTAAGCGTGGTTTATTTCAGTCTAGTAATGGAACCAAGATTAATGCCGATGTCAATGGTTCTTTACAAATCTGTAGAAAAGTATTCCCCAATGCTTATACAGCAGAGGAGATAGTGAGTGCAGCCGTTGCACCTCTAAAGGTTTTGCCTTTATAA
- a CDS encoding dienelactone hydrolase family protein, translating into MKDLTRRQFIATATVTTGFALAVKPISAQVITTDTQGLVTGAVKIPVQGGEIPAYRALPATGENFPIVLVIQEIFGVHEHIQDICRRFAQLGYVAIAPELFTRFGDVSKLSNIDIDDIRQVVAQVPDAQVLSDLDATVDWAVKSAKGNADRLAITGFCWGGRITWLYSAHNPNVKAGVAWYGRLVGNSTELTPKHPVDIASGLKVPVLGLYGGQDTGIPLETVEQMRDRLKSSSSKSEIVVYRLTKPTKIY; encoded by the coding sequence ATGAAAGATCTCACCCGTCGCCAATTTATCGCCACTGCTACCGTAACAACTGGTTTTGCTTTGGCGGTAAAACCCATTTCTGCTCAAGTGATTACGACCGATACCCAAGGATTAGTTACGGGTGCGGTGAAAATTCCCGTTCAAGGTGGTGAAATTCCAGCTTACAGGGCATTACCTGCGACTGGAGAGAATTTTCCGATTGTGCTGGTGATTCAGGAAATTTTCGGTGTACATGAACACATTCAAGATATCTGCCGTCGCTTTGCTCAGTTGGGGTATGTAGCGATCGCACCAGAATTATTCACACGTTTTGGTGATGTCTCAAAGTTAAGCAATATCGATATCGATGACATTCGCCAGGTGGTAGCACAAGTACCAGATGCTCAGGTATTATCAGACCTTGACGCTACTGTAGATTGGGCTGTCAAGTCTGCCAAAGGCAATGCTGATAGATTGGCCATTACAGGCTTTTGTTGGGGTGGTCGTATTACTTGGTTATACTCAGCACACAATCCCAATGTTAAAGCTGGCGTAGCATGGTATGGTCGATTAGTGGGTAATTCTACAGAATTAACCCCGAAACATCCCGTTGATATTGCCTCTGGGTTGAAAGTTCCAGTGCTGGGACTGTATGGAGGTCAGGATACAGGCATTCCTTTAGAGACAGTAGAGCAAATGCGTGATCGACTCAAGTCCAGCAGCAGTAAATCGGAAATTGTCGTCTACCGTTTGACAAAACCTACTAAAATCTACTAG
- a CDS encoding amidohydrolase family protein: MTEYSRLKTSRSAAIKAKLNYPIIDTDVHTNDFTPALDDYIANYGGAKLVDALHKAESSRLNSKSKGKDWYQQTPEERQYNRTIRSPWWARVTRNTLDLATYTLPELFYERQAEQGSDYSVLFPNNVLAPAGAGPEDRQLLQRAVNHYHADLYRKYSDRLTVVAGIPMGNPQEAIEELEFAVKTLGLKVANIPGGVKRPIKAIADKYPADQYPEIAKHASYIDFYGLDSEYDYDPFWAKAVELGVPVTTHYGSQGWTGRSSISNYMNNHIGHFADGSQAFAKALFFGGVTKRFPQLRVAMLEGGADWGAHVYIHLVDRFSKRSLKGLENYNPENTNANELFALFERFGSEFLESYPLTKEELTKSVLGSSFNRHSRSPIGSELEDFAAAGIETIEDIRDRWVNSFFFGSESDDRTIGAAFNDKANPLGVKINAIYSSDVGHWDVPDLTDPLAESWDLVQEGVISEADFKAYVFGNPYKFYTQANPNFFKGTAVESKVANIESPQGLDSVNKNLLSPA; the protein is encoded by the coding sequence ATGACTGAATATAGCAGATTGAAAACTTCTCGCTCGGCTGCAATTAAAGCCAAGCTGAATTATCCGATAATTGACACCGATGTTCATACCAATGATTTCACCCCCGCGTTGGATGATTACATCGCTAATTACGGTGGTGCAAAACTCGTAGACGCATTACACAAGGCAGAATCTTCTCGTCTTAACTCTAAGAGCAAAGGTAAAGACTGGTATCAACAAACCCCTGAAGAACGTCAATACAACCGCACAATTCGTTCTCCTTGGTGGGCGAGAGTTACCCGCAATACCCTAGATTTAGCTACTTATACCTTGCCTGAACTATTCTATGAGCGTCAGGCAGAACAGGGATCAGACTATTCAGTGCTGTTTCCTAACAACGTTCTAGCACCAGCTGGAGCAGGGCCAGAAGATCGCCAACTACTGCAAAGGGCGGTAAATCACTATCATGCTGACTTGTATCGAAAATATAGCGATCGCTTGACGGTGGTAGCTGGTATTCCGATGGGTAATCCCCAAGAAGCCATCGAGGAGTTAGAATTTGCCGTAAAAACACTAGGTTTAAAAGTTGCAAATATTCCTGGTGGTGTGAAACGGCCAATTAAGGCGATCGCCGATAAATATCCAGCGGACCAATACCCAGAAATCGCCAAACATGCCTCATACATCGACTTTTATGGATTGGATAGTGAATACGACTACGATCCCTTCTGGGCGAAAGCCGTCGAGTTAGGTGTACCCGTTACTACCCATTACGGCAGCCAAGGCTGGACTGGACGCTCCTCCATCAGCAACTACATGAACAACCACATCGGTCACTTTGCTGATGGCTCACAAGCATTTGCGAAAGCATTGTTTTTTGGTGGTGTCACCAAGCGGTTCCCACAATTGCGCGTAGCTATGCTCGAAGGTGGTGCAGATTGGGGCGCACACGTCTACATTCATTTAGTAGACCGTTTCTCCAAACGTAGTCTCAAGGGATTGGAAAACTACAACCCAGAAAACACCAATGCAAATGAGTTATTCGCATTGTTTGAACGGTTTGGTAGCGAATTTCTAGAATCATATCCTCTGACTAAAGAAGAGTTAACAAAGAGCGTTTTGGGTTCTTCCTTCAACCGTCATAGCCGCTCACCTATAGGTAGTGAACTAGAGGACTTTGCTGCTGCTGGGATTGAAACAATCGAAGACATCCGCGATCGCTGGGTGAATAGCTTCTTCTTTGGTTCTGAGTCCGACGATCGCACCATCGGAGCAGCATTCAACGACAAAGCCAATCCCTTGGGTGTGAAAATCAACGCCATCTATTCCTCAGATGTTGGTCACTGGGATGTACCCGACCTCACAGATCCCCTAGCTGAAAGCTGGGATTTGGTGCAAGAAGGAGTAATTTCCGAAGCTGACTTTAAAGCTTATGTCTTCGGTAATCCCTACAAATTCTACACCCAAGCTAACCCCAACTTCTTCAAGGGTACAGCGGTTGAATCTAAAGTAGCGAACATCGAATCTCCACAAGGGCTAGATTCTGTTAACAAAAATCTACTATCCCCAGCCTAG
- a CDS encoding LLM class flavin-dependent oxidoreductase, with amino-acid sequence MSQQKRQLRLGAFLMSSGHHVAAWRHPDTPADGGLNFQHFRQVAQTAERGKFDMIFFADGVAVRQRGQGLEAVSRGSVVHFEPLTLLSALSVVTEHIGLAATVSTTYNEPFHLARKFASLDYLSAGRAGWNLVTSATEAEAYNFNRDEHMEHGLRYERAREFVDVVTKLWDSWEDDAFVRDKESGVYFEPDKLHVPNHKGKHFSVLGPLNVARPPQGYPVIIQAGSSEDGQELAAHTAEVIFTAQQTLEEAQTFYSGVKARVVNAGRNPDHVKIMPGVFPVIGRTEEEAREKYDLLQELIHPYVGLGLLSGMIGGVDLSPYPVDGPLPELPETNGGKSRQKLLKDLANRDNLTIRQLYLAIAGARGHRTILGTPQTIADQLEEWFVNGGADGFNIMPPYLPGGLDEFVDLVIPELQRRGLFRTEYEGNTLRENLGLPRPTNRFTQVGDASELLTIATTK; translated from the coding sequence ATGAGTCAGCAAAAAAGACAACTCAGGCTGGGAGCATTTTTAATGAGTTCTGGTCATCATGTAGCAGCATGGCGACACCCTGATACACCTGCTGATGGGGGTTTGAACTTCCAACATTTTCGCCAAGTTGCCCAGACCGCAGAACGGGGCAAATTTGATATGATTTTCTTTGCCGATGGTGTAGCTGTAAGACAACGAGGTCAAGGTTTAGAGGCTGTCAGCCGTGGGTCAGTTGTGCATTTTGAACCCCTAACCTTACTTTCGGCCTTGTCTGTAGTTACAGAACACATCGGTTTAGCAGCAACGGTATCAACCACCTATAACGAACCTTTTCACCTAGCGCGTAAGTTTGCATCATTAGACTATCTAAGTGCTGGTCGTGCTGGCTGGAATCTTGTTACTTCTGCAACCGAAGCCGAAGCTTACAACTTCAACCGTGACGAACACATGGAGCATGGTTTACGCTATGAACGGGCGCGAGAATTTGTCGATGTTGTCACAAAGCTTTGGGATAGTTGGGAAGATGATGCGTTTGTCCGTGACAAAGAATCAGGAGTTTACTTTGAACCAGATAAACTACACGTTCCTAACCACAAAGGTAAACATTTTTCAGTTCTTGGCCCCTTGAATGTAGCCCGTCCACCACAAGGATATCCGGTAATTATTCAAGCTGGTTCTTCTGAAGATGGTCAGGAACTAGCAGCACACACCGCAGAGGTGATTTTCACTGCTCAACAAACACTGGAAGAGGCACAAACTTTCTATTCTGGAGTCAAAGCCAGAGTTGTAAACGCGGGACGTAACCCCGACCATGTGAAGATTATGCCAGGGGTGTTCCCAGTTATTGGTAGAACTGAGGAAGAAGCTAGGGAAAAATACGATTTACTGCAAGAGTTGATTCATCCCTATGTAGGGTTAGGACTGCTGTCTGGGATGATAGGTGGAGTTGATTTATCCCCATATCCTGTAGATGGACCCTTACCAGAACTACCAGAGACTAATGGTGGGAAAAGCCGTCAGAAATTGTTGAAAGACTTAGCGAATAGAGATAATTTAACCATTCGACAATTATATCTAGCGATCGCAGGTGCCCGTGGTCATAGAACCATATTAGGAACACCCCAAACCATAGCTGACCAGTTGGAAGAATGGTTTGTAAATGGTGGTGCTGATGGGTTTAATATTATGCCACCTTATTTACCAGGAGGTTTGGATGAGTTTGTTGATTTGGTAATTCCTGAACTGCAACGTCGCGGACTTTTCCGCACCGAATATGAAGGTAATACTCTGCGGGAGAATTTGGGTTTACCCCGTCCCACAAATAGATTTACTCAAGTTGGAGATGCATCTGAATTGCTGACTATTGCTACGACAAAATAA
- a CDS encoding glutathione S-transferase family protein — protein sequence MTNLQLYFSKGSTFSQRTRVVLLEKGIDFTPIEIDLQNKTEAFTQVSRYGKVPAIKHGDVEIYESAIINEYLEEVFPEPPLLPHDPAAKAVARIWIDYANTRFVPAFNKFLRGKDTQEQEQGQREFLESLLYIEEEGLGKLSGNSSYWLGENLSLVDISFYPWFERLPILQSYRNFTLPAETPRLQKWWENLRDRPSIQKVANPTDFYLERFAKILGLTAKK from the coding sequence ATGACCAATCTACAACTCTACTTTAGCAAAGGCTCTACTTTTTCCCAAAGAACCCGTGTGGTATTGCTAGAAAAAGGAATTGATTTTACACCAATTGAAATTGACTTGCAGAATAAAACAGAAGCTTTTACCCAAGTTTCTCGTTACGGCAAAGTTCCTGCTATCAAACATGGGGATGTAGAAATATATGAATCTGCAATTATCAATGAGTATCTAGAGGAAGTATTTCCTGAACCACCGCTGTTACCTCATGATCCAGCTGCAAAAGCAGTTGCGAGAATTTGGATTGACTACGCTAACACTCGTTTTGTCCCAGCATTTAATAAATTCCTGCGTGGTAAAGATACACAGGAACAAGAACAGGGACAAAGAGAGTTTTTAGAATCTCTTTTGTATATAGAGGAAGAAGGATTAGGTAAGCTGTCTGGTAATAGTTCTTACTGGTTAGGCGAAAATTTGAGTTTAGTTGATATTAGTTTTTACCCCTGGTTTGAAAGATTACCAATCTTACAAAGTTACCGTAATTTTACTTTGCCAGCAGAAACACCACGCTTACAGAAATGGTGGGAAAATTTGCGCGATCGCCCTTCCATCCAAAAAGTCGCTAATCCTACAGACTTTTATTTAGAGAGATTTGCCAAAATTCTGGGTTTAACAGCCAAAAAATAG
- a CDS encoding arylsulfatase, whose product MLRAIWRSLALSLVITFLMVTSPALAATSKVLPIGAPSFKGEIGITSKDSTPDFPAPITAPEKAPNVLLVLLDDVGFGQASTFGGPVETPNLTSLAEKGLRYNQFHTTALCSPTRAALLTGRNHHSVGTGVVAELATGYPGYTTILPKSAVTVAEVLRQNGYNTAAFGKWHNTPDYETSAAGPFDRWPTWLGFEYFYGFLGGDTNQWSPGLVENTKRVAPPTNNPDYHLTSDLVDHAIAWIRSQQSIAPDKPFFAYLATGATHAPHHAPKAWIDKYQGKFDQGWDKLREETFGRQKQLGIIPANAQLTPRPKELPAWDSQSQVEQKIYAHEMEVFAGFLGHTDDEVGRLINAVDQIGELDNTLVIYIVGDNGASAEGGLRGSVNELKVFNRIPESQEELLNSLNDLGSPKTFNHYHAAWAWAGTTPFQWTKQIASHFGGTRNPLVIAWGDRIKNQGGLRSQFHHVIDITPTILEAAGITTPTQVNGVKQQKIEGTSLVYTFDDPDVSSQRQTQYFEMFGNRAIYDDGWIAAARHPRLPWQGTINADFEQDPWELYNIEKDFSEANNLADKNPEKLAKLQKLFLSEARKHNVLPLDDRVSERFDVRSRPSLAAGRTTFTYYPGAASIPEGSAPSLKNRSFSITADVEIPKNGAEGVLLTQGGRFAGWSFFLEDSKPTYLYNLANAERYIIQSPEKIPAGKSTIRFDFDYDGGVGAGGTGKLLINNQQVAVGRVDKTIPYRVALDETFDVGRDTGTPVVDTYQVPFAFTGNLQKVTLNLN is encoded by the coding sequence ATGTTACGTGCAATTTGGCGATCGCTCGCCCTATCTCTGGTCATCACATTCTTGATGGTAACAAGCCCCGCCCTAGCAGCCACATCAAAGGTTTTACCAATTGGCGCACCCTCTTTCAAAGGTGAAATTGGGATAACTTCCAAGGATTCAACACCAGATTTCCCCGCCCCAATTACCGCTCCAGAAAAAGCTCCCAATGTCCTGCTAGTGCTACTGGATGATGTCGGCTTTGGACAAGCAAGTACCTTTGGCGGTCCCGTGGAAACCCCGAATTTGACTTCTTTGGCAGAAAAAGGATTACGCTACAACCAATTTCACACCACAGCCCTTTGTTCACCTACCAGAGCAGCTTTATTAACTGGGCGCAATCATCATTCAGTCGGTACAGGTGTAGTTGCCGAATTGGCAACAGGCTACCCTGGTTACACGACAATTTTACCCAAGAGTGCTGTCACTGTAGCCGAAGTGCTACGTCAAAACGGGTATAACACCGCAGCTTTTGGCAAATGGCACAACACACCAGACTATGAAACCAGTGCTGCTGGCCCTTTTGATCGTTGGCCTACATGGTTAGGATTTGAGTATTTTTACGGTTTCTTGGGTGGTGATACTAATCAGTGGAGTCCGGGTTTGGTAGAAAATACCAAGCGGGTTGCACCACCAACCAATAACCCTGATTACCACCTAACCTCGGATTTAGTAGACCATGCGATCGCCTGGATTCGCTCTCAACAATCCATCGCTCCAGACAAGCCTTTCTTTGCCTATCTGGCTACCGGAGCTACCCATGCACCCCACCACGCGCCTAAAGCCTGGATTGACAAGTATCAAGGCAAATTTGACCAAGGTTGGGATAAATTGCGGGAAGAAACCTTTGGGCGTCAAAAACAACTGGGTATAATTCCTGCCAATGCTCAACTTACCCCTCGTCCGAAAGAACTGCCGGCTTGGGATTCCCAATCCCAAGTTGAACAAAAAATCTATGCCCATGAAATGGAAGTATTTGCCGGATTTCTGGGACATACAGATGATGAAGTGGGACGATTAATTAATGCTGTAGACCAAATTGGGGAACTCGATAACACCTTAGTTATTTATATCGTTGGTGATAACGGTGCTAGTGCTGAAGGCGGTTTAAGAGGTAGCGTCAATGAATTGAAAGTTTTCAATAGAATACCGGAAAGCCAAGAAGAACTCCTAAATTCGTTGAATGACTTAGGCAGTCCCAAAACCTTTAATCATTATCATGCAGCTTGGGCTTGGGCGGGTACTACCCCCTTCCAATGGACAAAACAAATAGCCTCTCACTTTGGCGGTACTCGTAACCCTTTAGTAATTGCTTGGGGCGATCGCATCAAAAACCAAGGCGGACTCCGCAGCCAATTCCATCATGTAATTGATATTACACCCACCATTTTAGAAGCTGCAGGAATTACTACACCTACTCAAGTTAACGGGGTGAAGCAACAAAAGATTGAAGGTACTAGCCTAGTTTACACATTTGATGATCCTGATGTTTCTTCCCAGCGTCAAACCCAGTATTTCGAGATGTTCGGAAACAGGGCTATTTATGATGACGGATGGATAGCTGCGGCGCGTCATCCTCGGTTGCCTTGGCAGGGTACAATCAATGCTGACTTCGAGCAAGATCCCTGGGAACTATACAACATAGAAAAAGATTTCAGCGAAGCGAATAACCTAGCAGATAAAAATCCAGAGAAATTGGCAAAACTGCAAAAGTTGTTTCTCTCTGAAGCTCGTAAACACAATGTCTTACCATTAGACGATCGCGTGTCTGAACGATTTGATGTCCGAAGTCGCCCCTCCCTAGCCGCAGGACGCACAACCTTTACCTACTATCCTGGTGCAGCATCCATCCCCGAAGGTAGTGCGCCAAGTCTCAAAAATCGCTCCTTCAGCATTACGGCTGATGTAGAGATTCCCAAAAATGGTGCAGAAGGTGTATTGTTAACCCAAGGTGGACGCTTTGCTGGTTGGAGTTTTTTCCTGGAAGATAGTAAACCAACATATCTATACAACTTGGCCAATGCAGAGCGATACATTATTCAATCTCCTGAAAAAATCCCAGCAGGTAAATCAACAATACGATTTGATTTTGATTACGACGGTGGTGTCGGTGCTGGGGGAACTGGAAAATTGTTGATTAACAATCAACAGGTAGCGGTCGGTCGAGTTGACAAAACCATACCTTACCGTGTGGCGTTAGATGAAACTTTTGATGTTGGTCGAGATACAGGTACTCCTGTTGTTGACACCTATCAAGTGCCCTTTGCATTCACAGGTAATTTACAGAAAGTTACCCTGAACCTAAATTGA
- a CDS encoding NADPH-dependent oxidoreductase has translation MTNPTYLLSNRYGIGNFNPDIPWNETLATLLSHRSIRAYLNNALPPGTLESLITSAQSASTSSNLQTWSVVAVEDVNRKEKLSELANNQAHIRQSPLFLVWLADLARLTHIAESRGLPHEALNYLEMFLVAAIDAALAAQNAVVAAESLGLGTVYIGALRNKPEEVAQVLNLPPHVVAVFGLCVGYADPAVSVAVKPRLPQSVVLHRETYQLAEQDEGISLYNQVMQDFYDSQQMNIPGDWSEHSSKRVASAESLSGRDRLQEVLKKLGFELR, from the coding sequence ATGACTAATCCGACCTATTTACTTAGTAACCGTTATGGCATTGGCAACTTCAATCCAGATATTCCCTGGAATGAAACCTTAGCTACTTTGCTATCTCATCGTTCTATTCGTGCATACCTGAATAATGCTTTACCACCAGGAACTTTAGAAAGTTTAATTACATCTGCACAATCTGCTTCAACATCCTCCAATCTCCAAACTTGGAGTGTAGTAGCAGTAGAAGATGTAAATAGGAAAGAAAAATTATCTGAACTAGCTAATAATCAAGCGCATATTCGCCAATCTCCTTTATTTCTCGTGTGGTTAGCAGACTTAGCTAGACTAACTCACATTGCTGAAAGTCGTGGATTACCCCATGAGGCTTTAAATTATTTAGAAATGTTTCTAGTCGCAGCGATAGATGCTGCATTAGCAGCGCAAAATGCAGTAGTAGCTGCAGAATCTCTTGGTTTAGGAACTGTATATATTGGTGCGTTGCGGAACAAGCCAGAAGAGGTAGCACAGGTACTAAATTTACCTCCTCATGTTGTTGCAGTATTTGGTTTGTGTGTTGGTTATGCTGATCCGGCGGTGAGTGTAGCAGTGAAACCACGTTTACCTCAGTCAGTCGTGCTACATCGAGAAACTTATCAACTTGCAGAACAAGATGAGGGAATTTCTTTGTACAACCAAGTTATGCAAGATTTTTATGATTCGCAACAGATGAATATTCCAGGTGATTGGTCAGAACATTCTAGCAAAAGAGTGGCATCTGCTGAATCTTTATCAGGTCGCGATCGGTTACAGGAGGTGTTGAAAAAATTGGGTTTTGAATTACGCTGA
- a CDS encoding RNA-guided endonuclease TnpB family protein: MLLTAIITKLKLTADQKILMSKHAGISRFTYNWGLATWQALYQSGYQPNHLILKKFFNNEVKPFLTWIKEKGICQKITEFAFDNLGKAFKNFFCKRAEYPKFKRKGRNESFTINAGGKPINIGGKRIKLPTIGWVATYESLLHTTTTKVTISQSAGDWYISCSYEIEPEITPKEHDYVGVDLGIKTLATLSTGVIFVNPKALKSARRKLTRLQRQLTRKIKGSNRYKKQKLRISKLHRRITNIRIDATHKATTFICKNHAVVALEDLNTSGMLKNHKLAGAVSDANFYEFRRQVEYKVIRYGGTVVFVDRFYPSSKTCANCGEIQEISLSQRVYECKKCQHTSDRDLNASKNLEKYARQAKACLDVKG; encoded by the coding sequence GTGTTACTGACTGCAATCATTACCAAGTTAAAATTGACTGCTGACCAGAAAATTCTGATGTCAAAACATGCCGGCATATCCCGATTTACATACAATTGGGGACTCGCCACATGGCAAGCATTGTATCAATCAGGATATCAACCCAATCACTTGATTTTGAAAAAGTTCTTTAATAATGAAGTCAAGCCATTTTTGACATGGATTAAAGAAAAAGGTATTTGTCAAAAAATCACGGAATTTGCTTTTGATAATTTAGGGAAAGCTTTTAAGAACTTCTTTTGTAAACGTGCAGAGTATCCCAAGTTTAAAAGAAAAGGCAGAAATGAGAGTTTTACAATTAATGCAGGTGGTAAACCAATAAATATCGGTGGTAAACGCATTAAATTACCAACGATTGGCTGGGTTGCAACTTATGAATCTTTACTTCACACCACAACCACAAAGGTTACTATATCTCAATCTGCGGGAGATTGGTACATTTCTTGTTCTTATGAAATAGAACCAGAAATCACTCCTAAAGAACATGATTATGTCGGGGTTGATTTAGGCATAAAAACCTTAGCTACCTTATCAACAGGAGTGATTTTTGTCAATCCGAAAGCTTTAAAAAGTGCCAGGAGAAAGTTAACAAGATTACAACGTCAACTTACAAGAAAAATTAAGGGAAGTAATCGTTACAAAAAACAAAAGTTGAGAATATCTAAACTGCATCGACGTATTACTAATATACGTATTGATGCCACTCATAAAGCAACTACATTTATCTGCAAAAACCACGCAGTTGTTGCTTTGGAGGATTTGAATACTTCGGGGATGTTGAAAAATCATAAGTTAGCCGGTGCTGTCAGCGATGCCAATTTTTATGAATTCCGCAGACAAGTAGAATATAAAGTAATTAGATACGGTGGAACTGTCGTATTTGTAGATAGATTTTACCCATCTAGTAAAACTTGTGCAAATTGTGGAGAAATTCAAGAAATTAGTCTATCACAGCGGGTTTACGAATGTAAAAAATGTCAGCATACCTCAGACCGAGATTTAAATGCGTCTAAAAATCTCGAAAAATATGCACGTCAGGCTAAAGCGTGTCTGGACGTTAAGGGATAG